In Geoalkalibacter sp., the DNA window TCCCGCGAATTTCGGGGGTATCCTTGCGCACGACGGTCTGGTGCAGCTTTGTCAGCCCAAGGCCCTGAAGCACCTCGGTAAAATATTTCTTGCGGCCGATCCCGCTTTTTTTCAAGGTGATTTTG includes these proteins:
- the rpmD gene encoding 50S ribosomal protein L30; the encoded protein is MAGELKITLKKSGIGRKKYFTEVLQGLGLTKLHQTVVRKDTPEIRGMIRKVSHMVVVEE